One window of the Anaeromyxobacter dehalogenans 2CP-C genome contains the following:
- the pcnB gene encoding polynucleotide adenylyltransferase PcnB: protein MHEPSTKNDLFRPAYPAEDLEENRDRRPPPGLALDPPEAPPPEHPPEIPVDRLDGDALKVIARLRHMHHQAYLVGGCVRDLLLGATPKDFDVATDAHPGEVRAIFRNCRLIGRRFRLAHVYFRAGKVIEVATFRKNPTDVAEDVGEGEGDLLITRDNVFGTAEEDSVRRDFTVNGLFYDVATGEVIDYVGGRADLEAHRISTIGDPEIRMREDPVRALRAVRFAARLGFTIAPDTFEAMRRTAGELARCAPARVLEETFKLLRCGGSARAFELLRACGALPVILPALGAALETWDDGRRRAFFAHLAALDRLVRSGAEVSEAVLLGALLMHLGADAPRAGRPDADAGAPRWDEADAFLASLVQTARLPRKVAERIRLALQAQRQLEEPGKRRRRRGRGPAGQTYFQDALQLLEIRVRATGSGGEALERWTAEAPHAHPAAERPGRAGPREDRRDHRREGAAPRRPDRDEGAVREVVIPVEAAEAADEAGEEVREVESSAAGDAGEGEASQGGRRRRRRRGGKRRRRRGAGASGPDGGAQVPPAEAGGQG from the coding sequence ATGCACGAGCCATCCACGAAGAACGACCTTTTCCGTCCGGCGTACCCCGCAGAAGACCTCGAAGAGAACCGAGACCGCCGCCCGCCGCCGGGCCTGGCGCTCGATCCCCCCGAAGCCCCGCCGCCGGAGCACCCGCCCGAGATCCCCGTCGATCGCCTCGACGGCGACGCGCTGAAGGTGATCGCGCGGCTGCGGCACATGCACCACCAGGCCTACCTGGTGGGCGGCTGCGTCCGCGACCTGCTGCTCGGCGCGACCCCCAAGGACTTCGACGTCGCGACCGACGCCCACCCCGGCGAGGTCCGCGCGATCTTCCGCAACTGCCGCCTCATCGGCCGCCGCTTCCGCCTGGCGCACGTGTACTTCCGCGCCGGCAAGGTGATCGAGGTCGCCACCTTCCGGAAGAACCCGACCGACGTCGCCGAGGACGTGGGCGAGGGCGAGGGCGACCTGCTCATCACCCGGGACAACGTCTTCGGCACGGCCGAGGAGGACTCGGTCCGCCGCGACTTCACCGTGAACGGCCTGTTCTACGACGTCGCCACCGGCGAGGTGATCGACTACGTGGGCGGGCGCGCCGACCTCGAGGCGCACCGGATCTCGACCATCGGCGATCCCGAGATCCGCATGCGCGAGGACCCGGTGCGGGCGCTGCGCGCGGTCCGGTTCGCGGCGCGCCTCGGGTTCACCATCGCGCCGGACACGTTCGAGGCGATGCGGCGGACGGCCGGCGAGCTGGCGCGCTGCGCGCCGGCGCGGGTGCTGGAGGAGACGTTCAAGCTGCTCCGCTGCGGCGGGTCGGCCCGCGCGTTCGAGCTGTTGCGCGCCTGCGGCGCGCTGCCGGTGATCCTGCCCGCGCTCGGCGCGGCGCTCGAGACCTGGGACGACGGGCGGCGCCGCGCGTTCTTCGCGCACCTCGCCGCGCTCGACCGGCTGGTCCGCTCCGGCGCGGAGGTCTCCGAGGCGGTGCTGCTCGGCGCGCTGCTCATGCACCTCGGCGCCGACGCGCCCCGCGCCGGCCGCCCGGACGCGGACGCCGGCGCGCCGCGCTGGGACGAGGCCGACGCGTTCCTCGCCTCGCTCGTCCAGACGGCCCGGCTGCCGCGCAAGGTGGCCGAGCGCATCCGGCTCGCGCTGCAGGCGCAGCGGCAGCTCGAGGAGCCGGGCAAGCGCCGGCGGCGCCGCGGGCGCGGCCCGGCCGGCCAGACCTACTTCCAGGACGCGCTGCAGCTCCTCGAGATCCGCGTGCGCGCCACCGGCAGCGGCGGCGAGGCGCTGGAGCGCTGGACGGCCGAGGCGCCGCACGCCCATCCGGCGGCGGAGCGCCCGGGCCGCGCCGGCCCGCGCGAGGACCGCCGCGACCACCGCCGCGAGGGCGCGGCGCCGCGCCGGCCCGACCGCGACGAGGGCGCGGTGCGCGAGGTGGTGATCCCGGTCGAGGCCGCCGAGGCCGCCGACGAGGCGGGCGAGGAGGTCCGCGAGGTCGAGTCCTCGGCCGCCGGCGACGCCGGGGAGGGCGAGGCGTCGCAGGGCGGGCGCCGCAGGCGCCGCCGCCGGGGCGGGAAGCGCCGCCGCCGCCGCGGGGCCGGGGCGTCCGGGCCGGACGGGGGCGCGCAGGTGCCGCCCGCCGAGGCCGGCGGGCAAGGGTGA
- the pyrH gene encoding UMP kinase yields the protein MASEKASNPKARYQRILLKLSGEALMGDGKYGISPKTLTSIAHDVKDVVDLGVEVALTIGGGNIFRGVSGATEGMDRSSADYMGMLATVINSMALQDALEKIGVPTRVQSAIEMHQVAEPYIRRRAIRHLEKGRVVIFAAGTGNPYFTTDTAASLRAMEIHADVLLKATKVDGVYTDDPKKNPAATKFKQLSYIDVLKKNLKVMDSTAISLCMDNDLPIVVFDLTQRGNVRKVVLGEEIGTTVGRPSARNA from the coding sequence ATGGCGAGCGAGAAAGCCTCCAACCCGAAGGCCCGTTACCAGCGCATCCTGCTCAAGCTCTCGGGCGAGGCGCTCATGGGCGACGGCAAGTACGGCATCTCGCCGAAGACCCTCACCTCGATCGCCCACGACGTGAAGGACGTGGTGGACCTCGGCGTCGAGGTCGCGCTCACCATCGGCGGCGGCAACATCTTCCGCGGCGTGTCGGGCGCGACCGAGGGGATGGACCGCTCCTCGGCCGACTACATGGGCATGCTCGCCACGGTGATCAACTCGATGGCGCTGCAGGACGCGCTCGAGAAGATCGGCGTGCCGACCCGCGTGCAGTCCGCCATCGAGATGCACCAGGTGGCCGAGCCGTACATCCGCCGCCGCGCCATCCGCCACCTGGAGAAGGGGCGGGTGGTGATCTTCGCCGCCGGCACCGGCAACCCCTACTTCACCACCGACACCGCCGCCTCGCTCCGCGCCATGGAGATCCACGCGGACGTGCTGCTCAAGGCGACCAAGGTGGACGGCGTCTACACCGACGATCCGAAGAAGAACCCGGCGGCGACCAAGTTCAAGCAGCTCAGCTACATCGACGTCCTGAAGAAGAACCTGAAGGTGATGGACTCCACCGCCATCAGCCTCTGCATGGACAACGACCTCCCCATCGTCGTGTTCGACCTCACCCAGCGCGGGAACGTGCGCAAGGTCGTGCTCGGCGAGGAGATCGGGACCACCGTGGGGCGCCCCAGCGCCCGCAACGCGTAG
- the frr gene encoding ribosome recycling factor, with protein sequence MGTIADDILGDLHGRILKTLDQLRTDLSAVRTGRASLHLLDNVRVDYYGTPTPLNQVATMSVPEARLIVVKPWEKSMIPPIEKAIREANLGLNPMSDKDLVRVPIPALTEERRKEIVKQVKHKGEEHKIAVRNVRREAKELIEVAEKDGDISGDDAEKALEKMQKETDDGVKKIDEIVAAKEKDVLQV encoded by the coding sequence ATGGGCACCATCGCAGACGACATCCTCGGCGACCTGCACGGGCGAATCCTCAAGACGCTCGACCAGCTCCGCACCGACCTCTCGGCGGTCCGCACCGGGCGCGCCTCGCTCCACCTGCTCGACAACGTCCGGGTGGACTACTACGGCACGCCCACGCCGCTGAACCAGGTGGCGACGATGTCCGTGCCCGAGGCGCGGCTCATCGTGGTGAAGCCCTGGGAGAAGTCGATGATCCCGCCGATCGAGAAGGCGATCCGGGAGGCGAACCTGGGCCTCAACCCCATGAGCGACAAGGACCTCGTCCGCGTCCCGATCCCCGCGCTCACCGAGGAGCGCCGCAAGGAGATCGTGAAGCAGGTGAAGCACAAGGGCGAGGAGCACAAGATCGCCGTGCGCAACGTGCGCCGCGAGGCGAAGGAGCTCATCGAGGTCGCGGAGAAGGACGGCGACATCTCGGGCGACGACGCCGAGAAGGCGCTCGAGAAGATGCAGAAGGAGACCGACGACGGCGTGAAGAAGATCGACGAGATCGTCGCCGCCAAGGAGAAGGACGTCCTCCAGGTCTGA
- a CDS encoding NAD+ synthase, whose amino-acid sequence MARSGRIALAQVNTTVGDFAGNAARVRAAAEVARDAGAALAVFPELTVCGYPPRDLLDLPDFLERARQALEELARPAAWSKGIALVVGFPEAPAGAPPPGVYNAAALISEGRVAAVGRKSLLPTYDVFDETRYFLPAGASTTAAAPEGLGVPLGLSVCEDIWNDQRFWDRPRYARDPIADLVRAGAGLVVNVSASPYAMGKAPLRERMLSASARDHGAPIAYVNQVGGNDALLFDGGSMLLARDGAVLARAPLFEEVVLVCDLDGGAPLALGLDGRPLPPPPAPPADPQADEVLRALVMGVRDYVRKCGFRQAVVGLSGGIDSALTACVAAEALGAENVLGVAMPSRYSSGHSREDAAELARNLGVGFREIGIEPMHAAFLAALAADGAPPLCDLADQNVQARIRGQILMAISNDTGALVLTTGNKSEIAVGYCTLYGDMAGGLAAIGDVPKTLVYRVARAANARAGRTLVPERTFTKPPSAELKPGQLDQDSLPPYDVLDDILQAYVEERRPLEAIVARGHDEATVRRVLRMVVQSEYKRRQAAPVLKVSEKAFGEGRRFPIAQGYRY is encoded by the coding sequence ATGGCCCGTTCCGGACGCATCGCGCTCGCGCAGGTGAACACGACGGTGGGGGACTTCGCCGGCAACGCCGCCCGGGTGCGGGCCGCCGCCGAGGTCGCCCGCGACGCCGGCGCCGCCCTCGCCGTGTTCCCCGAGCTGACGGTGTGCGGCTACCCGCCGCGAGACCTGCTCGACCTGCCCGACTTCCTCGAGCGCGCCCGGCAGGCGCTCGAGGAGCTCGCCCGCCCGGCCGCCTGGTCGAAGGGCATCGCGCTCGTGGTCGGCTTCCCCGAGGCGCCCGCCGGCGCGCCGCCCCCCGGCGTGTACAACGCCGCGGCGCTGATCTCGGAGGGCCGGGTGGCGGCGGTGGGGCGAAAGTCGCTGCTGCCCACCTACGACGTGTTCGACGAGACCCGCTACTTCCTCCCGGCCGGCGCCTCGACGACCGCCGCCGCGCCCGAGGGGCTGGGCGTGCCGCTCGGCCTCTCGGTCTGCGAGGACATCTGGAACGACCAGCGCTTCTGGGACCGCCCCCGCTACGCGCGCGATCCCATCGCCGACCTGGTGCGCGCCGGGGCGGGGCTGGTGGTGAACGTCTCCGCCTCGCCGTACGCGATGGGCAAGGCGCCGCTGCGCGAGCGCATGCTCTCGGCCAGCGCGCGGGACCACGGCGCGCCCATCGCCTACGTGAACCAGGTGGGCGGGAACGACGCCCTGCTGTTCGACGGCGGGTCGATGCTCCTCGCGCGCGACGGCGCGGTGCTGGCGCGGGCGCCGCTGTTCGAGGAGGTGGTGCTGGTCTGCGACCTCGACGGCGGCGCGCCGCTCGCGCTCGGCCTCGACGGCCGCCCGCTGCCGCCGCCGCCGGCGCCGCCCGCGGATCCGCAGGCCGACGAGGTGCTCCGCGCGCTGGTGATGGGCGTCCGCGACTACGTGCGCAAGTGCGGGTTCCGGCAGGCCGTGGTCGGGCTCTCCGGCGGCATCGACTCGGCGCTCACCGCCTGCGTCGCCGCCGAGGCGCTCGGCGCGGAGAACGTCCTCGGCGTGGCGATGCCCTCCCGCTACAGCTCCGGCCACTCGCGCGAGGACGCGGCCGAGCTGGCCCGCAACCTGGGCGTCGGCTTCCGCGAGATCGGCATCGAGCCGATGCACGCCGCCTTCCTCGCGGCGCTCGCCGCCGACGGCGCGCCGCCGCTCTGCGACCTCGCCGACCAGAACGTCCAGGCCCGCATCCGCGGCCAGATCCTGATGGCGATCTCGAACGACACCGGCGCGCTGGTGCTCACCACCGGCAACAAGAGCGAGATCGCGGTCGGCTACTGCACGCTCTACGGCGACATGGCCGGCGGCCTCGCCGCCATCGGCGACGTGCCGAAGACGCTGGTGTACCGGGTGGCCCGCGCCGCGAACGCGCGCGCCGGCCGGACGCTCGTCCCGGAGCGCACCTTCACGAAGCCGCCCTCGGCCGAGCTGAAGCCGGGCCAGCTCGACCAGGACTCGCTGCCGCCGTACGACGTGCTCGACGACATCCTGCAGGCCTACGTGGAGGAGCGCCGGCCGCTCGAGGCCATCGTGGCGCGCGGGCACGACGAGGCCACCGTCCGCCGCGTGCTGCGCATGGTGGTGCAGAGCGAGTACAAGCGCCGGCAGGCGGCGCCGGTGCTGAAGGTGAGCGAGAAGGCGTTCGGCGAGGGGCGCCGCTTCCCCATCGCCCAGGGCTACCGCTACTGA
- a CDS encoding GGDEF domain-containing protein, producing the protein MPRRILVAEASAPLLAPLRRPLRAAGVELDAISPAAASGRLGPASHVAAIVPGGAAGAEAVRAIRAADPLLPVIALFADEAEAAAAAQGEALGADGALVAPVGPAAVVGACRLAERLRAATARAVEADARRLAAEAPRHAADLEFLKRLLPLEVKRSRRYGYPVSIALVAVDRFAEVAGRLGPHGRTAVLAEVLGLLAASVRDIDLAAPFAGERFVVLMPHTRAEGGLQVARRLCARIRERGAGEGITVSAGVAGHDGGGTVSFAGLVKRAAEALTRARAAGGDRAEPAEPPRPRDRIVMG; encoded by the coding sequence GTGCCGCGCCGCATCCTGGTCGCCGAGGCCTCCGCGCCGCTCCTCGCGCCGCTGCGCCGGCCGCTCCGCGCCGCCGGCGTGGAGCTGGACGCGATCTCGCCCGCGGCGGCCTCGGGGCGGCTCGGGCCCGCCTCGCACGTCGCCGCCATCGTGCCTGGCGGCGCCGCCGGCGCCGAGGCGGTGCGCGCGATCCGGGCGGCCGATCCGCTGCTGCCGGTGATCGCGCTGTTCGCCGACGAGGCCGAGGCCGCCGCCGCGGCGCAGGGCGAGGCGCTGGGCGCCGACGGCGCGCTGGTGGCGCCGGTGGGGCCGGCCGCGGTGGTGGGGGCCTGCCGGCTGGCGGAGCGGCTCCGGGCGGCCACGGCGCGGGCGGTGGAGGCGGACGCGCGCCGCCTCGCGGCGGAGGCGCCGCGCCACGCCGCCGACCTCGAGTTCCTGAAGCGGCTGCTGCCGCTCGAGGTGAAGCGCTCGCGCCGCTACGGGTACCCGGTGTCGATCGCGCTCGTGGCGGTGGACCGGTTCGCGGAGGTGGCCGGGCGGCTCGGCCCGCACGGCCGCACCGCGGTGCTGGCCGAGGTGCTCGGGCTGCTGGCCGCGTCGGTGCGCGACATCGACCTCGCCGCGCCGTTCGCCGGCGAGCGGTTCGTGGTGCTCATGCCGCACACGCGCGCCGAGGGCGGGCTGCAGGTGGCCCGGCGGCTCTGCGCGCGCATCCGCGAGCGCGGCGCCGGCGAGGGGATCACCGTGAGCGCCGGGGTGGCCGGGCACGACGGCGGCGGGACGGTCTCGTTCGCCGGCCTGGTGAAGCGCGCCGCCGAGGCGCTCACGCGCGCGCGCGCCGCGGGCGGGGACCGGGCCGAGCCGGCGGAGCCGCCCCGCCCCCGCGACCGCATCGTCATGGGGTGA
- a CDS encoding ABC transporter substrate-binding protein, translated as MRRSLAAALAAALAAALAAALAAALAALASAGGLAGCRRAGPELPEVRLHASPDLPGEVVRDLAARFAVARVVLVPRAEDAEVAWASDPAALLALAPRLVPGSAAPDPATARFADPQGRFAPVAARARVLLVARDGRLPVDPVNLRDLADPRLRGRIALAHPSRGAGPATCAALSLVYGEASVGRFLRLVAANAPVVVGSDAEVRAAVAAGRAAVGLAGSVDGAAGAASAAALRVVYPDQAGRGAVVLPTAAAALAPAGGGAPSPAAARLVAWMAGRDAERILVARAPGLLPLRPETPVPVGVEPAGNLRALSLDWDRLAAEAARLAPLLERWPDGFAAAGHGRAGATEAASPEGRPGRADHAP; from the coding sequence ATGCGCCGCTCGCTCGCCGCCGCCCTCGCCGCCGCCCTCGCCGCCGCCCTCGCCGCCGCCCTCGCCGCCGCCCTCGCGGCGCTAGCCTCCGCCGGCGGGCTGGCGGGGTGCCGCCGCGCCGGCCCCGAGCTGCCCGAGGTCCGCCTGCACGCCTCGCCCGACCTGCCGGGCGAGGTGGTGCGCGACCTCGCCGCCCGCTTCGCGGTGGCGCGGGTGGTGCTCGTGCCCCGCGCCGAGGACGCGGAGGTGGCCTGGGCCTCGGATCCCGCGGCCCTCCTCGCGCTGGCGCCGAGGCTCGTGCCGGGCAGCGCCGCGCCCGATCCGGCCACCGCGCGGTTCGCCGATCCGCAGGGGCGCTTCGCGCCGGTGGCGGCGCGCGCGCGGGTGCTGCTCGTGGCCCGGGACGGGCGCCTGCCGGTGGATCCCGTCAACCTGCGCGACCTCGCCGATCCGCGCCTGCGGGGCCGCATCGCGCTCGCGCACCCATCGCGCGGCGCCGGGCCGGCGACCTGCGCGGCCCTCTCGCTCGTCTACGGCGAGGCGAGCGTGGGACGCTTCCTGCGCCTCGTCGCGGCGAACGCGCCGGTGGTCGTGGGCTCGGACGCGGAGGTGCGCGCGGCGGTGGCGGCGGGGCGCGCCGCGGTGGGCCTGGCCGGCTCGGTGGACGGCGCCGCCGGCGCGGCGAGCGCGGCCGCCCTGCGCGTGGTCTACCCGGACCAGGCCGGGCGCGGGGCGGTGGTGCTGCCGACCGCGGCGGCGGCGCTCGCGCCGGCGGGCGGGGGCGCGCCCTCGCCCGCGGCGGCACGGCTGGTGGCCTGGATGGCGGGGCGGGACGCGGAGCGGATCCTGGTGGCGCGCGCGCCGGGGCTCCTGCCGCTGCGCCCCGAGACCCCGGTGCCGGTCGGCGTCGAGCCGGCCGGCAACCTGCGCGCGCTCTCGCTCGACTGGGACCGGCTCGCCGCGGAGGCGGCCCGGCTCGCGCCGCTGCTCGAGCGCTGGCCGGACGGGTTCGCCGCGGCGGGGCACGGGCGCGCGGGCGCGACGGAAGCGGCGTCCCCCGAGGGACGGCCGGGGCGCGCCGATCACGCACCGTGA
- a CDS encoding LuxR C-terminal-related transcriptional regulator, translating into MAQIDIEILTPFAAKFMEGTSLTPAERAEVLRIAQGFACKDSAAAAGVSPETIRARRKRIYRKLDVPGSGELLASLLSLSLKMLAKGERIEPRPVAPAQPQPAAATTSSAVMAR; encoded by the coding sequence ATGGCTCAGATCGATATCGAGATCCTCACGCCGTTCGCCGCCAAGTTCATGGAGGGCACCAGCCTCACGCCGGCCGAGCGGGCCGAGGTGCTCCGCATCGCGCAGGGGTTCGCGTGCAAGGACTCGGCGGCCGCCGCCGGCGTCTCGCCCGAGACGATCCGCGCCCGCCGCAAGCGCATCTACCGCAAGCTCGACGTCCCCGGCTCCGGCGAGCTGCTCGCGAGCCTGCTCTCGCTCTCGCTGAAGATGCTGGCGAAGGGCGAGCGGATCGAGCCGCGCCCGGTGGCCCCGGCCCAGCCGCAGCCGGCCGCCGCGACGACCAGCAGCGCCGTCATGGCGCGCTAG
- the tkt gene encoding transketolase, protein MPNARPELVEKAVNTIRMLAADGVQQANSGHPGMPMGAADMAFVLWTRHLRFDPAEPRWLGRDRFLLSAGHGSMLLYSLLHLAGFDCTLDDLKKFRQLHSRTPGHPEYGHLPGVEITSGPLGQGFANGVGFALGHAMLSAKLGPANPVADAFVYAIVSDGDLMEGVSAEAASFAGHHKLGRLVYLYDDNGITIDGKTSITFSGEDVTKRFEAYGWHVQSVDGRDLDGIDRAIQAAKAELGRPSLVRVHTTIGFGSPGKAGKSSVHGAPLGEAELEATKKALGWPLEPRFLVPDDVRAYWAEVRAEKAAQKQAWSAAEHAWRAANPEQAALLDAHVERWVPERILDRARAELPAPDATRKVSQAILQKIAPLVPCLVGGSADLAESNLTEIKGAGSVAPGSFAGRNVHFGIREHAMGAIANGLAYDGLFVPFVGTFLQFADYMRPPVRLAALSKLQAIYVWTHDSIFLGEDGPTHQPIEHLTALRAIPNLHVCRPADPEETAAAWAHALQRRDGPTALVLTRQKLAPVKRSVPLDPEAILRGGYLVDAPAGATFTLAATGSEVPLAQAALEALAKQGVVGRLASIPCLECFLAQPKAWRDEVVPPGQRVAVVEAARGTEWWQLAGRDGLVLGIERFGSSAPEKALAEDYGFTPAQVAGRVARWLAG, encoded by the coding sequence GTGCCGAACGCTCGCCCCGAGCTCGTCGAGAAGGCCGTGAACACCATCCGCATGCTCGCCGCCGACGGCGTGCAGCAGGCGAACAGCGGCCACCCCGGCATGCCCATGGGCGCCGCGGACATGGCCTTCGTCCTCTGGACGCGCCACCTGCGGTTCGACCCGGCCGAGCCGCGCTGGCTCGGCCGCGACCGGTTCCTCCTCTCCGCCGGCCACGGCTCGATGCTGCTGTACTCGCTGCTCCACCTGGCCGGCTTCGACTGCACGCTCGACGACCTGAAGAAGTTCCGCCAGCTCCACTCGCGCACGCCCGGCCACCCGGAGTACGGCCACCTGCCCGGCGTGGAGATCACGAGCGGCCCGCTCGGCCAGGGCTTCGCGAACGGCGTGGGCTTCGCGCTCGGCCACGCCATGCTCTCGGCGAAGCTCGGGCCCGCGAACCCGGTCGCGGACGCGTTCGTCTACGCGATCGTCTCCGACGGCGACCTGATGGAGGGCGTGTCCGCCGAGGCGGCCAGCTTCGCCGGCCACCACAAGCTCGGCCGCCTCGTTTACCTGTACGACGACAACGGCATCACCATCGACGGCAAGACCAGCATCACGTTCTCCGGCGAGGACGTGACGAAGCGCTTCGAGGCGTACGGCTGGCACGTGCAGTCGGTGGACGGCCGCGACCTCGACGGCATCGACCGCGCCATCCAGGCGGCGAAGGCCGAGCTGGGCCGCCCGAGCCTCGTCCGCGTGCACACCACCATCGGCTTCGGCTCGCCCGGCAAGGCGGGCAAGTCGAGCGTGCACGGCGCGCCGCTCGGCGAGGCGGAGCTGGAGGCCACCAAGAAGGCGCTGGGGTGGCCGCTCGAGCCGCGCTTCCTCGTCCCGGACGACGTCCGCGCCTACTGGGCCGAGGTCCGCGCCGAGAAGGCCGCGCAGAAGCAGGCCTGGAGCGCGGCCGAGCACGCCTGGCGCGCCGCCAACCCGGAGCAGGCGGCGCTGCTCGACGCGCACGTGGAGCGCTGGGTGCCGGAGCGGATCCTGGATCGCGCCCGCGCCGAGCTGCCCGCGCCGGACGCGACGCGCAAGGTGTCGCAGGCCATCCTGCAGAAGATCGCGCCGCTCGTGCCGTGCCTGGTGGGCGGGTCGGCGGACCTCGCCGAGTCGAACCTCACCGAGATCAAGGGCGCGGGCTCGGTCGCGCCGGGCAGCTTCGCCGGCCGCAACGTCCACTTCGGCATCCGCGAGCACGCCATGGGCGCGATCGCGAACGGCCTCGCGTACGACGGCCTGTTCGTCCCGTTCGTCGGCACGTTCCTGCAGTTCGCCGACTACATGCGCCCGCCGGTCCGGCTCGCCGCGCTCTCGAAGCTGCAAGCGATCTACGTCTGGACGCACGACTCGATCTTCCTCGGCGAGGACGGCCCCACGCACCAGCCGATCGAGCACCTCACCGCGCTGCGGGCCATCCCGAACCTGCACGTCTGCCGCCCCGCCGATCCGGAGGAGACCGCCGCCGCCTGGGCCCACGCGCTCCAGCGCCGCGACGGCCCCACCGCGCTCGTCCTCACCCGGCAGAAGCTCGCGCCGGTGAAGCGGTCGGTGCCGCTCGACCCGGAGGCGATCCTCCGCGGCGGCTACCTGGTGGACGCGCCCGCGGGCGCCACGTTCACGCTCGCCGCCACCGGCTCGGAGGTGCCGCTCGCGCAGGCCGCGCTCGAGGCGCTCGCGAAGCAGGGCGTGGTGGGCCGGCTCGCGTCGATCCCGTGCCTGGAGTGCTTCCTCGCGCAGCCGAAGGCCTGGCGCGACGAGGTGGTGCCGCCCGGCCAGCGGGTGGCGGTGGTGGAGGCGGCGCGGGGCACGGAGTGGTGGCAGCTCGCCGGCCGCGACGGCCTGGTGCTCGGGATCGAGCGCTTCGGCTCGAGCGCGCCGGAGAAGGCGCTCGCCGAGGACTACGGCTTCACGCCGGCGCAGGTGGCCGGGCGCGTGGCGCGCTGGCTGGCGGGGTGA
- a CDS encoding AAA family ATPase yields the protein MSAPGAAPRPQPAFVQELDTLVRARYPLVYLVTSEEQRLEAILDGLADRHGKALLGWSVARGFRRLGGTRGPAPEDAKDPLAALAAIEQLAEPALVVLKDFHPFLSDPAVVRGLRELGHALKATYTTVILLSPTLVIPPEIEKELSVLDVPLPGYRDLLELLKEIVGVVRQSGRAQVELNQDDADQLIQAALGLTLSEAESAFAKAIATDGRLSRDDVPLVLEEKRQVIRKSGLLEYFATDARLAGVGGMASLKAWLGRRGAAFSEAARRFGLPEPKGLLLLGVQGCGKSLTAKAVAAQWRLPLLRLDMGRIFSGLVGSSEENLRRAIRVAESVAPVVLWVDEIEKGLSGTQSSGVSDGGVTARVFGALLTWLQEKTAPVFVVATANRIEQLPPELLRKGRFDEIFFIDLPLAAERREIFQIHLARRRRDPARFDLDALAAASEGFSGAEIEQAVVSGLYDAFAEGVDLAQAHVERAVRESLPLSTTMREDIARLREWARTRTRPASAPAAG from the coding sequence ATGTCCGCCCCCGGCGCCGCGCCGCGCCCCCAGCCCGCCTTCGTGCAGGAGCTCGACACGCTGGTGCGGGCCCGCTACCCGCTCGTCTACCTCGTCACCTCCGAGGAGCAGCGCCTGGAGGCCATCCTCGACGGCCTCGCCGACCGCCACGGGAAGGCCCTGCTCGGCTGGTCCGTCGCCCGCGGCTTCCGGCGGCTCGGCGGCACCCGGGGCCCGGCGCCGGAGGACGCGAAGGATCCGCTCGCGGCGCTCGCGGCGATCGAGCAGCTCGCCGAGCCGGCGCTGGTGGTGCTGAAGGACTTCCACCCGTTCCTGTCGGATCCGGCGGTGGTGCGGGGGCTGCGCGAGCTCGGGCACGCGCTGAAGGCCACCTACACCACCGTCATCCTGCTCTCGCCCACGCTCGTCATCCCGCCGGAGATCGAGAAGGAGCTCTCGGTCCTCGACGTGCCGCTGCCCGGCTACCGCGACCTGCTCGAGCTGCTGAAGGAGATCGTGGGGGTGGTGCGCCAGAGCGGGCGCGCCCAGGTCGAGCTGAACCAGGACGACGCCGATCAGCTGATCCAGGCCGCGCTCGGGCTCACGCTCTCCGAGGCGGAGAGCGCGTTCGCGAAGGCCATCGCCACCGACGGCCGGCTCTCGCGCGACGACGTGCCGCTCGTGCTCGAGGAGAAGCGGCAGGTGATCCGCAAGAGCGGCCTGCTCGAGTACTTCGCGACCGACGCGCGGCTGGCGGGCGTGGGCGGCATGGCGAGCCTGAAGGCCTGGCTCGGGCGCCGCGGGGCGGCGTTCTCCGAGGCGGCCCGCCGGTTCGGGCTCCCCGAGCCGAAGGGCCTGCTGCTCCTCGGCGTGCAGGGCTGCGGCAAGAGCCTCACCGCGAAGGCCGTCGCGGCGCAGTGGCGCCTGCCGCTCCTCCGGCTCGACATGGGCCGGATCTTCAGCGGCCTGGTGGGCTCGTCGGAGGAGAACCTGCGCCGCGCCATCCGCGTGGCCGAGAGCGTCGCGCCGGTGGTGCTGTGGGTGGACGAGATCGAGAAGGGGCTCTCCGGGACGCAGTCGTCGGGGGTGAGCGACGGCGGCGTCACCGCGCGCGTCTTCGGCGCGCTGCTCACCTGGCTGCAGGAGAAGACCGCGCCGGTGTTCGTGGTCGCGACGGCGAACCGCATCGAGCAGCTGCCCCCCGAGCTCCTGCGCAAGGGACGCTTCGACGAGATCTTCTTCATCGACCTCCCGCTCGCGGCGGAGCGGCGCGAGATCTTCCAGATCCACCTGGCGCGGCGCCGCCGCGACCCGGCCCGCTTCGACCTCGACGCCCTGGCCGCCGCCAGCGAGGGCTTCAGCGGCGCCGAGATCGAGCAGGCGGTGGTCTCCGGCCTGTACGACGCGTTCGCCGAGGGCGTGGACCTCGCGCAGGCGCACGTCGAGCGCGCGGTGCGCGAGTCGCTCCCGCTCTCCACCACCATGCGCGAGGACATCGCGCGCCTGCGCGAGTGGGCGCGCACCCGCACCCGCCCCGCCTCCGCGCCCGCCGCCGGCTGA